One genomic segment of Cardinium endosymbiont of Philonthus spinipes includes these proteins:
- the mgtE gene encoding magnesium transporter, translating to MLLGFFKSIFSSRLAEHGYTIWNQKTTIMKLKGENKFFKWMRLLKQQQEKRLAYYLERASPIEVASFLEAQSCELVIKIFRALSIAKQGEIFALLNDNALQMQIYHSIPKSSFAKIFSCMPSDLRVDFYQRLSSKEHAHLLPYLSRKVREDVIMLNAYLPDTAGGIMNTDFATVLNSMTVQEAIAKIREDAPSKKMLYYIYVVDEKMKLVGFISLKDLVMRSPEEKIETILNVNFVYATVDEDQEVVAKKIEQYDLVAIPILNQEEQIVGIVSYDDAIDIIRAEQVEDMDKFMGITSEEDAPDYLKVSSLQHLKKRIKWIVVVFMASIVGHAFTHSKSAFFTPFNLIFYLSMITDTGGNVGSQVASVVLQALNRGQVTLADWARIILKELRIAIMLASVLFFLAYIKVFFTSSLDPETNRHYQVMFVVALSIVLQVIFSAFIGAAFPLAAKYFNGDPAVAANPAINTTVELLGVIIYYVVICWIINPVGSC from the coding sequence ATGCTTTTAGGGTTTTTCAAATCTATTTTCTCATCTAGGCTTGCTGAGCATGGTTATACCATATGGAACCAAAAAACTACGATTATGAAACTAAAAGGGGAAAATAAGTTTTTTAAGTGGATGCGCTTGCTCAAGCAGCAGCAGGAGAAGCGGTTGGCCTATTATTTGGAGCGTGCATCGCCCATAGAGGTGGCCAGTTTCTTAGAAGCGCAGTCTTGTGAGTTGGTTATCAAAATATTTAGAGCCTTGTCTATTGCCAAACAAGGAGAAATATTTGCCTTACTGAATGATAATGCTTTGCAGATGCAAATCTACCATAGTATCCCTAAAAGTAGCTTTGCAAAGATTTTTTCCTGTATGCCTTCTGATTTGCGGGTGGATTTTTACCAGCGATTGAGTAGTAAGGAGCATGCTCATTTATTACCCTATTTAAGCAGAAAGGTTCGAGAAGATGTGATTATGCTCAATGCCTATTTACCAGATACGGCAGGAGGTATTATGAATACAGACTTTGCGACGGTTTTAAATTCAATGACTGTACAAGAAGCGATCGCTAAAATCCGTGAGGATGCCCCTTCAAAAAAGATGCTGTACTATATCTATGTAGTAGATGAAAAGATGAAGTTGGTTGGCTTTATTTCTTTAAAGGATTTGGTCATGCGCTCTCCTGAAGAGAAAATAGAGACTATTCTCAATGTAAACTTTGTCTATGCTACGGTAGATGAAGACCAGGAAGTTGTGGCCAAAAAAATTGAACAATATGATTTGGTAGCCATTCCTATTCTCAATCAAGAAGAACAAATTGTAGGTATTGTCAGTTATGACGATGCCATAGATATTATCAGAGCTGAACAAGTTGAGGATATGGATAAATTTATGGGTATTACTTCAGAAGAAGATGCACCAGACTATCTCAAGGTATCCAGCCTACAACATCTTAAGAAAAGAATCAAATGGATCGTAGTCGTATTTATGGCCAGTATTGTGGGCCACGCCTTTACCCATTCCAAAAGCGCTTTTTTCACCCCCTTTAATCTGATTTTCTACTTGAGTATGATTACGGACACAGGAGGCAATGTAGGCAGTCAAGTGGCTTCAGTAGTATTGCAAGCATTGAACCGCGGCCAAGTAACGTTGGCTGATTGGGCCAGGATTATTTTAAAGGAATTGAGGATTGCCATTATGTTGGCTTCTGTTTTGTTTTTTCTTGCATATATTAAAGTGTTTTTTACCTCCAGTCTGGATCCAGAGACCAACAGGCACTATCAGGTGATGTTTGTAGTGGCACTGAGTATTGTTTTACAAGTTATTTTTTCTGCTTTTATAGGAGCGGCTTTTCCGTTGGCTGCTAAGTATTTTAATGGAGATCCTGCAGTAGCGGCCAATCCTGCGATTAATACAACTGTAGAACTATTGGGCGTGATTATTTATTATGTTGTAATCTGTTGGATCATTAATCCAGTTGGTAGCTGTTAG
- the nth gene encoding endonuclease III, whose protein sequence is MEKPIVDKIFEILSNKNQNPTTELVYTNAFTLLVAVILSAQATDISVNIATKPLFEQCDTPEKMVCLGEEGLKKYIKSIGLFNHKAKNIISLCKRLITHYDGHIPNNFESLLQLPGVGRKTANVILNTLFNEPTIAVDTHVFRVAKRIGLAKGTTPQKVESELLEIIDQKWRRHAHHWLILHGRYICKARKPNCSICPIQTHCAYYQENFKE, encoded by the coding sequence ATGGAAAAACCAATAGTTGATAAAATTTTTGAGATTTTAAGCAATAAAAATCAAAACCCTACCACAGAACTGGTCTATACCAATGCATTTACCTTATTAGTAGCGGTAATATTATCTGCACAAGCCACTGATATATCGGTAAATATAGCAACCAAACCTTTGTTTGAGCAGTGTGATACACCCGAAAAAATGGTATGCCTTGGAGAAGAAGGGTTGAAAAAATATATAAAATCCATTGGATTGTTTAACCACAAAGCTAAAAATATCATCTCCTTATGTAAGCGATTGATCACCCATTATGACGGCCATATACCCAACAACTTTGAATCACTTTTACAACTACCAGGCGTAGGTAGAAAAACAGCCAATGTAATCCTCAACACCTTATTTAACGAGCCAACCATTGCGGTAGACACCCATGTATTTAGAGTAGCCAAAAGAATTGGCCTAGCAAAAGGCACAACGCCCCAAAAAGTAGAGAGTGAACTATTAGAGATTATAGATCAAAAGTGGCGCAGGCACGCCCATCATTGGCTTATCCTACATGGTAGATATATTTGCAAAGCAAGAAAACCTAACTGCAGCATTTGTCCCATTCAAACACATTGCGCCTACTATCAAGAAAATTTCAAAGAGTAG
- the secDF gene encoding protein translocase subunit SecDF → MKSKKIVLFLTIVTTLLSLYYLSFTFVDYRVQRQAAQQSMDQQGRIDFDKSQAYLRNMWKKPVYNLLGGVYTYEEVKERSLKLGLDLQGGMHVTMELVPVELVKRLAAYSTDADFLAALQSAQQEREKGNTTSFGKLFVATYTKLAPKGNLVELFATAGVGTYHFASEGDVIKAIDQEIAHALDCSLTIIGARLDRFGATQTSIQKLPGSERIQIALPGVTHPERVRKLLQGVAQLRFWSVAEASTYGSALEAANNLLLKKERETIAAKLPKGLTDAEKMERMPTESILKRLCKAPFPYALAYASEEMNQIEAILSSKKVKALLPKGITWMWEKKAQMLSDGSQAVALYAINQPKPHQPLLEGDIITYAAQTFSENGKPAVTLKMNQKGAQAWRRITADHIGKRIAIALDDRVYSAPAVHQEIPNGDSQISGHFTVEEAKDLASVLATGSLPAPLRIVEEAIMGPSLGKMAQNQGLMATAVGLGLVLLFMCIYYAKGGIIANVALLFNLLFIVGILAELDATLTLPGIAGLVLTIGMSIDANVLIFERIREELAQKVHIKEAIQRGYAKSYSSIFDANITTFLTGAILYYLGQGPVRSFALILMIGIISSIFASIFITRLIFCCLMERCRTPNLTFSYPFIPMLFKKVQIDFIKHRYRFYACSLAFIAVGACYFYHCKGLALGVDFAGGRSYTVHFAQPIDASLLKDGLSAQLQQGVAVRTYGANNVMQITTSYLHNEDKATSDEKIRNKLVTALKACTQLKGNNQVAANNDFHITSSTKVSATVAHDVQKSAKKSMALAILGIFVYIALRFRRWGFGLAAVIALIHDALAVIAGFSIARALGISYEVNEVFLAAMLTVIGYSINDTVVIFDRIRERVAGKAADISRGMINDAIGETLSRTVITSFTTLLTVAVLFFFGGEALRNFSFALLLGVLFGTYSSICIAAPLLADFGRKLATDKQ, encoded by the coding sequence ATGAAATCTAAAAAAATAGTCCTTTTTCTAACCATTGTTACTACTTTACTCTCGCTCTACTATCTTTCTTTTACCTTTGTAGACTATCGAGTGCAGCGCCAAGCGGCACAACAGTCAATGGATCAACAGGGCAGAATAGACTTTGATAAAAGCCAGGCTTATTTAAGGAATATGTGGAAAAAGCCTGTTTATAATCTGCTTGGCGGGGTCTATACCTACGAAGAGGTAAAAGAACGTTCGCTTAAACTAGGGCTAGATCTGCAAGGTGGTATGCATGTAACCATGGAGCTTGTTCCTGTGGAACTTGTAAAAAGATTGGCTGCCTATTCTACAGATGCTGATTTTTTAGCAGCCCTTCAATCGGCGCAACAAGAACGGGAAAAAGGTAACACAACCTCTTTTGGAAAGCTTTTTGTAGCTACCTATACAAAGCTTGCGCCAAAGGGAAATTTGGTAGAGCTTTTTGCTACTGCTGGAGTAGGGACTTACCATTTTGCCAGTGAGGGTGATGTTATAAAGGCAATTGACCAAGAAATTGCACATGCATTGGATTGTTCACTTACCATCATAGGAGCCCGGTTAGATCGCTTTGGCGCTACACAAACCAGTATTCAAAAACTACCTGGAAGTGAAAGGATTCAAATAGCGCTACCAGGTGTTACCCATCCGGAACGGGTTAGAAAATTGCTGCAGGGTGTGGCGCAATTGCGTTTTTGGTCAGTAGCAGAAGCCAGTACTTATGGTTCAGCGCTAGAGGCTGCAAACAACCTTTTGCTAAAAAAAGAAAGGGAAACCATAGCAGCTAAATTGCCAAAAGGGCTTACAGATGCAGAAAAAATGGAACGCATGCCTACGGAATCCATACTCAAAAGGCTTTGCAAAGCCCCTTTCCCTTATGCATTAGCCTATGCGTCTGAAGAAATGAACCAAATAGAGGCCATCTTATCTAGCAAGAAAGTTAAAGCGTTATTGCCTAAAGGGATTACTTGGATGTGGGAAAAAAAAGCACAAATGCTAAGCGATGGCAGCCAGGCAGTTGCCCTTTATGCAATCAACCAGCCCAAGCCGCATCAACCCCTTTTAGAAGGAGACATTATTACCTACGCGGCCCAAACCTTTTCCGAAAATGGCAAACCAGCTGTAACGTTAAAAATGAATCAAAAAGGGGCACAAGCCTGGAGGCGCATTACGGCAGATCATATTGGCAAACGTATAGCAATAGCGCTAGATGATCGGGTTTATTCCGCACCAGCCGTCCATCAAGAAATTCCAAATGGCGACTCGCAGATATCTGGCCATTTTACTGTAGAAGAAGCAAAAGACCTAGCCAGCGTACTGGCAACAGGCTCTTTGCCAGCGCCGCTTAGAATTGTTGAAGAAGCCATTATGGGGCCAAGTTTAGGTAAGATGGCCCAAAACCAAGGGCTCATGGCCACAGCAGTAGGTTTAGGCCTGGTATTGCTTTTTATGTGCATCTATTATGCCAAAGGGGGCATTATAGCCAATGTAGCGCTCTTATTTAATTTACTCTTTATTGTAGGCATTTTAGCAGAACTAGATGCTACCTTAACCCTGCCCGGTATTGCTGGCCTAGTCTTGACAATTGGTATGTCGATCGATGCCAATGTTTTGATATTTGAACGGATACGAGAAGAACTGGCACAAAAAGTCCATATCAAAGAAGCCATTCAGCGTGGGTATGCCAAGTCATATAGCTCTATTTTTGATGCCAATATTACTACCTTTCTTACTGGAGCCATACTCTATTACCTAGGGCAAGGGCCAGTTCGTAGCTTTGCCCTGATCTTAATGATCGGTATCATCAGCTCTATATTTGCTTCGATATTTATTACAAGGTTGATTTTTTGCTGCTTAATGGAGCGGTGCCGCACCCCAAACTTAACCTTTTCTTATCCATTTATACCTATGCTTTTTAAAAAGGTACAGATTGATTTTATTAAGCATCGTTACCGTTTTTACGCATGCTCTTTAGCATTTATAGCAGTGGGTGCTTGCTATTTTTACCACTGTAAAGGACTTGCTTTGGGAGTGGATTTTGCGGGTGGTCGTTCCTATACTGTCCACTTTGCTCAACCTATAGATGCTTCGCTACTTAAAGATGGCCTATCTGCACAACTTCAACAAGGAGTAGCGGTGCGTACCTATGGTGCCAATAATGTGATGCAAATCACTACCAGCTATTTGCATAATGAGGATAAGGCTACATCCGATGAAAAGATTCGCAATAAGCTGGTTACTGCCTTGAAAGCGTGCACACAATTGAAAGGAAATAATCAGGTTGCAGCTAATAATGATTTTCATATTACAAGCAGTACCAAAGTGAGTGCTACCGTGGCACATGATGTCCAAAAAAGTGCAAAAAAATCAATGGCACTTGCCATATTGGGTATATTTGTTTACATTGCATTGCGCTTTAGAAGATGGGGATTTGGTTTAGCAGCTGTAATAGCGCTTATACATGATGCTTTAGCTGTCATAGCTGGGTTTAGTATAGCACGTGCTTTAGGCATAAGCTATGAAGTGAATGAAGTATTCTTAGCTGCTATGCTCACAGTGATTGGTTATTCCATAAATGATACAGTGGTTATCTTTGACCGTATAAGGGAAAGAGTAGCTGGTAAGGCTGCGGATATATCCAGGGGCATGATTAATGATGCGATTGGAGAAACATTAAGCAGAACGGTTATCACCTCCTTTACAACATTACTAACTGTTGCTGTGCTCTTCTTTTTTGGAGGGGAAGCATTACGGAACTTCTCTTTTGCATTATTATTAGGTGTATTGTTTGGCACTTATTCTTCTATCTGCATTGCAGCCCCTCTTTTAGCAGATTTTGGTCGTAAACTTGCTACTGACAAGCAGTAG
- the lepA gene encoding translation elongation factor 4 has protein sequence MKNIRNFCIIAHIDHGKSTLADRLLETTKTVGIRDQKNQVLDNMDLERERGITIKSHAIQMGYTYDGAPYLLNLIDTPGHVDFTYEVSRSIAACEGALLVVDAAQGVEAQTISNLYLALEQNLTIIPVLNKIDLPGARPEEVKDQIVELIGCDRDGIIAASAKQGIGIDLLLEAIVTRIPAPTGDSQAPLQAMIFDSLYNTFRGVEVYFRIFNGTIKPGDQIQCISTGLDYRVEEIGILKLQQIPKPFLEAGHVGYMIAGIKNASEIKVGDTITHIDRAGKPTGAMIKGFEEVKPMVFAGIYPVDTTEYESLRDAMEKLKLNDASLIWEPETSAALGFGFRCGFLGMLHMEIIQERLEKEFNITIITTVPSVQFHVIDPKGQRIDVQAPADMPAPNAIERIEEPLIKAQIITKSEFVGGIMKLCMDRRGVFKNQVYLTADRVELTFELPLAEVVFDFFDKLKTISRGYASLDYELSRFANADLVKLDILLHNEKVDALSAIVHRSNAYERGKVLCKKLKEIIPRHMFEVSIQAAIGTKVIARETVKSLRKNVIAKCYGGDISRKRKLLEKQKKGKKRMRQVGSVEVPQEAFMAVLKLDD, from the coding sequence ATGAAAAATATTCGAAATTTTTGCATCATTGCACACATTGATCATGGCAAAAGCACCTTAGCAGATCGTTTATTAGAAACAACAAAAACGGTGGGCATACGTGATCAAAAAAATCAAGTGCTTGATAACATGGATTTGGAACGTGAACGTGGGATCACAATCAAAAGCCATGCGATCCAAATGGGCTATACCTACGATGGCGCTCCCTATCTACTCAACTTAATTGATACCCCTGGCCACGTAGACTTTACCTATGAGGTTTCTCGCTCTATTGCTGCATGTGAGGGAGCCCTGTTGGTTGTTGACGCCGCACAGGGGGTAGAAGCACAAACCATCTCCAATCTATATTTGGCCTTAGAGCAAAACCTTACCATTATCCCTGTATTGAACAAGATTGATTTGCCAGGGGCAAGACCAGAAGAAGTAAAGGATCAAATCGTGGAGCTGATAGGCTGTGATCGAGATGGGATTATTGCTGCGAGCGCCAAACAGGGTATTGGGATTGATCTCCTGCTCGAGGCTATAGTGACCCGTATACCTGCCCCTACAGGGGATAGTCAGGCGCCACTGCAAGCGATGATTTTTGATTCGTTGTATAATACTTTTCGTGGTGTGGAGGTCTATTTTCGCATTTTTAATGGAACGATTAAGCCTGGAGATCAGATTCAATGCATTAGCACAGGGCTAGATTATAGGGTAGAAGAGATTGGTATTTTAAAATTGCAACAAATCCCCAAACCTTTTTTAGAAGCGGGTCATGTGGGCTATATGATTGCTGGGATTAAAAATGCAAGTGAAATAAAAGTAGGGGATACGATTACCCATATAGATAGGGCTGGAAAACCGACAGGGGCAATGATAAAGGGCTTTGAAGAGGTGAAGCCTATGGTTTTTGCCGGCATCTATCCGGTAGATACTACTGAGTATGAGTCGCTACGAGATGCTATGGAAAAGTTAAAATTAAATGATGCTTCATTAATTTGGGAACCAGAAACCTCTGCTGCTTTGGGTTTTGGCTTTCGATGTGGTTTCTTAGGCATGCTCCATATGGAGATTATACAGGAGCGCCTGGAAAAAGAGTTTAATATCACCATTATCACTACTGTTCCGTCGGTACAATTTCATGTAATAGACCCAAAAGGTCAACGGATAGATGTGCAAGCACCTGCGGATATGCCTGCTCCTAATGCCATTGAGCGCATTGAGGAGCCTTTGATCAAAGCACAAATTATTACAAAATCAGAATTTGTGGGTGGTATTATGAAGCTTTGTATGGATAGAAGGGGGGTCTTTAAAAACCAGGTCTACTTAACAGCTGACCGTGTAGAACTTACTTTTGAGTTGCCTTTAGCAGAAGTGGTTTTTGACTTTTTTGATAAACTCAAAACCATTTCGCGTGGTTACGCCTCCTTAGATTATGAACTATCTAGGTTTGCCAATGCCGATCTGGTAAAACTAGATATTCTATTACACAACGAAAAAGTAGACGCTCTTTCGGCTATTGTACATAGATCAAATGCCTATGAACGGGGAAAGGTCTTATGTAAAAAGCTTAAAGAAATCATTCCTAGGCATATGTTTGAGGTAAGCATTCAAGCAGCTATTGGCACAAAGGTCATTGCCAGAGAAACGGTAAAGTCATTGCGAAAAAATGTGATTGCCAAATGTTATGGTGGTGATATTTCACGCAAGAGAAAACTTTTAGAAAAACAAAAAAAGGGTAAAAAGCGGATGCGGCAAGTAGGTTCAGTAGAAGTGCCACAGGAGGCTTTTATGGCGGTGTTAAAGTTGGATGATTGA
- a CDS encoding IS5 family transposase, with amino-acid sequence MSLKQTKQLSFSDISANKRKCKHTFFDQINKLVNWSVVEKALRLHYPKGLRLSGKPAYSPLLLFKMLLLQTWYGLSDYAVEEEVNDRITFSRFCGISMDSSVPDHSVLSRFRTTLTEKNALEKLLHIINNQLSDHGVLVQNGSAAVDASITPTPRRPKGKKSYDLHEDGTITTAESYQKGVDPEASWIKKGHHLYYGYKRHVLVESKEGLVLAVGTTKASSHDSGHLQVLLDKVRLKSGSRLYADKGYSGSPNENLLKKKKLKSAIQKKGARNNPLSPTAKRFNKLVSKTRYKVERVFGSIKSWFRSSGARYIGLAKTHTQHVMEAIAYNLYRSPNIILRGI; translated from the coding sequence ATGTCGCTCAAGCAAACTAAGCAATTAAGTTTTTCAGATATTTCCGCCAATAAGCGTAAGTGCAAACACACTTTCTTTGATCAAATCAACAAGCTAGTTAATTGGTCAGTAGTAGAAAAAGCACTCCGATTACATTATCCTAAAGGTTTACGTTTATCAGGCAAACCGGCCTATAGTCCTCTGCTTCTATTCAAAATGCTATTGCTACAGACGTGGTATGGCTTGAGCGACTATGCAGTCGAAGAAGAAGTGAATGATCGTATCACTTTTAGCAGATTTTGTGGTATTTCGATGGATAGTTCTGTTCCAGATCATAGTGTACTAAGTAGATTTAGAACTACCCTTACAGAGAAGAATGCTTTAGAAAAGTTATTGCATATCATTAATAATCAGCTATCTGATCATGGTGTATTGGTTCAAAACGGTTCAGCAGCTGTAGATGCTTCTATTACCCCTACCCCTAGACGCCCTAAAGGTAAAAAAAGCTACGATCTGCATGAAGATGGAACCATAACCACAGCTGAAAGTTATCAAAAAGGAGTAGATCCAGAAGCAAGTTGGATAAAAAAAGGCCATCATCTCTACTATGGCTATAAGCGGCATGTTCTTGTGGAAAGCAAAGAGGGGTTGGTGCTAGCCGTAGGTACCACAAAAGCATCTAGTCATGATAGTGGGCATTTACAGGTATTATTGGATAAAGTAAGGCTAAAATCAGGCAGCAGACTCTATGCAGATAAAGGCTATAGCGGGTCGCCCAACGAAAATTTACTAAAGAAAAAGAAGTTAAAATCAGCTATTCAGAAAAAAGGGGCTAGAAACAATCCTTTATCACCCACTGCTAAACGGTTTAATAAATTAGTATCTAAAACGCGCTATAAAGTAGAACGGGTATTTGGAAGTATTAAAAGTTGGTTCCGTAGCTCAGGAGCCAGATATATAGGCCTTGCTAAAACCCATACGCAACATGTTATGGAGGCAATAGCCTATAACTTATATAGGTCCCCAAACATCATATTAAGAGGTATCTAG
- the rplS gene encoding 50S ribosomal protein L19 has protein sequence MNNLIKYVEAVCNPQPARSFPSFKAGDTINVHVKIQEGNKVRIQQFQGAVIQRRHPNTNGETFTVRKVSKGVGVERIFPLLCPNIEKIEVNRKGAVRRARIFYLRGKQGKAARIKELR, from the coding sequence ATGAATAATTTAATAAAATATGTTGAGGCGGTGTGCAACCCTCAACCAGCCCGCTCATTTCCCTCTTTCAAGGCTGGAGACACCATCAATGTGCATGTTAAAATACAAGAAGGGAACAAAGTGCGTATTCAACAATTTCAAGGAGCAGTTATTCAACGTAGGCACCCCAATACCAATGGAGAAACCTTTACGGTACGCAAAGTATCCAAAGGGGTTGGTGTAGAGCGTATTTTTCCTTTACTTTGTCCTAATATTGAAAAAATAGAAGTAAACCGAAAGGGTGCTGTGCGAAGGGCCAGAATTTTTTATCTAAGGGGTAAGCAAGGTAAGGCTGCACGTATTAAGGAGCTTAGATAA
- a CDS encoding hydrolase, translating into MSNLIHPEVHSKMLPAKKLVVLLHGVGSNGHDLIKLVPYIQDDLPDCHFMAPHGVEPYDMAAHGRQWFSLQDRTPYVMKRLLGSNVASVTEIIKQKQMGLNLTNKDTILIGFSQGAMLAIYLTLIQTEPFLSTIGFSGLLIAPPQPINTTTPICLIHGMLDTVVAVGAVDHAIAYLAEQKVPCSGHKLKNLAHSIDNQGLAIAVDFIQKSGVI; encoded by the coding sequence ATGAGCAATTTAATACATCCTGAGGTACATAGTAAAATGCTACCCGCAAAAAAGTTAGTAGTATTATTACATGGTGTCGGCTCTAATGGGCATGATTTAATCAAATTGGTTCCATATATCCAAGATGATTTACCGGACTGCCATTTTATGGCGCCACATGGGGTAGAGCCATATGATATGGCTGCTCATGGGCGGCAATGGTTTAGCCTGCAAGATCGAACGCCCTATGTGATGAAAAGGTTATTGGGCAGTAATGTAGCATCGGTTACAGAGATCATTAAACAAAAACAAATGGGGCTCAATCTTACCAATAAAGATACTATTCTGATTGGCTTCTCACAGGGGGCTATGCTGGCTATCTATTTAACACTTATACAGACGGAGCCTTTCTTATCTACTATAGGATTTTCTGGGCTATTGATAGCCCCTCCGCAACCCATCAATACGACTACACCTATTTGTTTGATTCATGGCATGTTAGATACTGTAGTTGCGGTAGGTGCTGTAGACCATGCGATAGCTTATTTAGCTGAGCAAAAGGTACCATGTAGTGGGCATAAACTCAAGAACCTTGCTCATTCGATAGACAACCAGGGTTTAGCCATTGCTGTTGACTTTATCCAAAAAAGTGGTGTGATATAG
- a CDS encoding ankyrin repeat domain-containing protein: MFKEIRKLKRHTKRHSFLVQGTTILSLLAVLHAYTCRGGAARLLDMQTSDFMAMQPSPQNFQVIVDNTTDISLLVPSKDKHKPRSLLYATVLSGILEKVKIVLQRLVNDTERNIKHKNENFQNLPDESSGKTPLTKSIEMGDILIVSALVSSTHIDVTSVDNEKRSPLHMAAICNREQAFSLIWNKLLTQDPTKTQDQNKDAARQSLFQKDKKDHSVFASAYLPEPGLFGSNANLKMFKYILGIVKESLQETDFKEIDKEIGTLQHKKEIGNKYAGKLRNEISLIQHPPTPTQNKKPETEAKK, encoded by the coding sequence ATGTTTAAGGAAATAAGAAAATTAAAGAGGCATACCAAGCGGCATTCCTTTTTGGTACAAGGAACGACTATTTTATCTTTATTAGCTGTTTTGCACGCATATACTTGTAGAGGAGGGGCTGCTAGGCTATTGGATATGCAGACGTCAGATTTCATGGCAATGCAACCAAGTCCACAGAATTTCCAGGTAATAGTAGATAATACGACAGATATTAGCCTATTAGTTCCAAGCAAAGACAAGCATAAACCGCGTTCCTTGCTATACGCTACAGTACTTTCCGGAATTTTAGAAAAGGTGAAAATTGTTTTACAACGTTTGGTTAATGATACAGAGAGAAATATAAAACATAAAAATGAGAATTTTCAAAATTTACCTGACGAATCAAGCGGTAAAACACCTCTTACCAAATCTATAGAAATGGGAGATATTCTAATAGTTAGCGCCTTAGTATCAAGTACACACATTGACGTTACTAGTGTAGATAACGAAAAAAGAAGCCCGCTACATATGGCTGCTATTTGCAATAGAGAACAAGCATTTAGCCTAATATGGAATAAACTATTGACTCAAGATCCAACCAAGACTCAAGATCAAAACAAGGATGCGGCTCGTCAAAGCCTCTTTCAAAAAGATAAAAAAGACCATTCTGTATTTGCATCTGCCTATCTACCAGAGCCAGGACTTTTCGGGTCTAATGCTAACCTTAAAATGTTTAAATATATCCTAGGTATTGTAAAAGAGAGCTTACAAGAAACTGATTTCAAGGAAATTGATAAGGAAATAGGAACGCTACAGCATAAAAAGGAGATAGGCAACAAATATGCTGGTAAATTGCGAAATGAAATAAGCTTAATACAACATCCACCTACACCAACTCAGAATAAAAAACCGGAAACAGAGGCAAAAAAGTAA
- a CDS encoding Rpn family recombination-promoting nuclease/putative transposase has protein sequence MEKITPKIDLAFKKIFGVEENKDLLISLINATVLPEDQVVDLTLLNPYNPKNFRSDKLSILDIKAVGETGKRFNIEIQISDEADYDKRALYYWAKLYTEQLKASQTYSSLHKAIGIHILNFTSIPHSNKYHNIFHITEQESGLPYFTDLELHTIELIKFSNDPNEDLKTLLTKIKNALDIWTAFLTRNDLLNKDNLPEPLNNDSLKKALHVLETMNFTDEERMAYEDHLKWWRIEANTLEKARNEGKLEGKLEGKLEGKLEGERDKALAIAKAMLLKGYPIDDIAALTGLSRSQIEYFA, from the coding sequence ATGGAAAAAATTACCCCTAAAATAGATTTAGCGTTCAAAAAAATCTTTGGTGTAGAAGAAAATAAGGATCTACTGATTTCCTTAATAAATGCTACTGTTTTACCAGAAGATCAAGTGGTAGATCTTACTCTATTGAACCCCTATAACCCAAAAAATTTTAGAAGTGATAAGCTATCTATATTAGATATAAAAGCAGTAGGTGAAACAGGAAAAAGGTTTAATATAGAGATCCAAATCTCTGATGAAGCAGATTACGACAAACGCGCATTATATTACTGGGCCAAGTTATATACAGAGCAACTAAAAGCTTCTCAGACCTATTCCAGTTTACACAAAGCAATAGGCATTCATATTCTTAATTTTACTTCTATACCGCATAGTAACAAATATCACAATATATTTCATATCACAGAACAAGAGAGCGGCCTACCCTACTTTACAGACCTAGAATTGCATACCATAGAGCTGATTAAATTCAGTAACGATCCTAATGAAGATCTAAAAACATTATTGACAAAGATAAAAAACGCACTAGACATTTGGACTGCTTTTCTTACCCGAAACGACCTCCTCAACAAAGATAACTTACCTGAACCCTTGAATAACGACAGCCTAAAAAAGGCATTGCATGTTTTAGAGACCATGAACTTTACCGATGAGGAAAGAATGGCTTATGAAGACCACTTGAAATGGTGGAGAATAGAAGCAAATACACTAGAGAAAGCCAGAAATGAAGGTAAGCTAGAGGGCAAACTAGAGGGCAAACTAGAAGGAAAGCTAGAGGGAGAAAGGGATAAAGCCCTTGCTATAGCTAAGGCTATGCTGCTAAAGGGTTACCCTATAGATGACATAGCTGCACTTACTGGTTTGTCTCGATCTCAAATCGAATATTTTGCATAG